In Bacillus toyonensis BCT-7112, a single window of DNA contains:
- a CDS encoding enoyl-CoA hydratase produces the protein MEVTSKTESVVVKYEGSVATVMVNRPEVLNALDEPTLKELLQKLKEVAESSAHIVVLCGNGRGFSAGGDIKSMLSSNDESKFDGIMNTISEVVVTLYTMPKLVISAIHGPTAGLGLSIALTADYVMADISSVIAMNFIGIALIPDGGGHFFLQKRVGENMTKQIIWEGKKLSATEALDIGLIDEVISEDFQTAVKQKINEWLQKPVKAMIQTKQILCEVNRSNLEQTLQLEKRGQYAMRQTADHKEGIAAFLEKRLPAFKGE, from the coding sequence ATGGAAGTAACGAGTAAAACAGAATCTGTGGTTGTGAAATATGAAGGAAGCGTAGCAACGGTGATGGTCAATCGCCCAGAAGTGTTAAATGCATTAGATGAGCCAACGTTAAAAGAGCTATTACAAAAGTTGAAAGAAGTAGCGGAGAGTTCTGCGCATATTGTTGTGCTATGCGGGAACGGCCGTGGTTTTTCTGCGGGTGGGGATATTAAATCGATGCTTTCAAGTAATGATGAAAGCAAGTTTGACGGTATTATGAATACCATTTCTGAAGTCGTTGTAACTTTATATACGATGCCGAAGCTTGTGATTAGTGCAATTCATGGACCAACTGCTGGTCTTGGATTAAGTATTGCATTAACTGCTGATTATGTGATGGCAGATATATCGTCAGTTATTGCGATGAACTTTATTGGAATCGCTTTAATTCCAGATGGTGGCGGTCATTTCTTCCTACAAAAGCGCGTCGGTGAAAATATGACGAAGCAAATTATTTGGGAAGGCAAGAAATTATCAGCAACAGAAGCGTTAGATATCGGCTTAATTGATGAAGTAATCAGCGAGGACTTCCAAACAGCTGTGAAACAAAAAATTAATGAATGGTTACAAAAACCGGTTAAGGCGATGATTCAAACGAAGCAAATTTTATGTGAAGTCAATCGCTCTAATTTAGAACAGACGCTGCAGCTTGAAAAACGCGGTCAATATGCGATGAGACAAACAGCTGACCATAAAGAAGGCATTGCTGCGTTTTTAGAAAAACGTCTACCAGCATTTAAAGGGGAATAA
- a CDS encoding nucleoside triphosphate pyrophosphohydrolase produces MSTYNKLVRDRVPEKILMSGKTYTAQKLTGQAYIQALAKIGTEEVREFASMKEREHALDSLADALEVIMSLARAEGATIEDVERLRKQKKEEHGGFERGIYLLDVSEE; encoded by the coding sequence ATGTCAACTTATAACAAGTTAGTAAGAGACCGTGTTCCAGAGAAAATATTAATGTCTGGAAAAACATATACAGCACAAAAATTAACAGGCCAAGCATACATACAAGCTTTAGCGAAAATTGGAACGGAAGAAGTTCGTGAATTTGCTTCTATGAAAGAGCGTGAACATGCGTTAGATTCTCTTGCGGATGCACTGGAAGTGATTATGTCATTAGCGCGTGCAGAAGGAGCAACAATTGAAGACGTAGAACGCCTTCGTAAGCAAAAAAAAGAAGAGCACGGTGGATTTGAAAGAGGGATTTATTTATTAGATGTTTCAGAAGAATAG
- a CDS encoding M42 family metallopeptidase: MAHHTKETMELIKELVSIPSPSGNTAKIINFIENYVSEWNVETKRNNKGALILTVKGKNDDQHRLLTAHVDTLGAMVKEIKSDGRLRLSMIGGFRWNSVEGEYCEIETSSGKAYTGTILMHQTSVHVYKDAGEAKRDEKNIEVRIDERVSSANEVRELGIEVGDFVSFDPRVQITESGYIKSRHLDDKVSVAILLKLIKRLQDENVTLPYTTHFLISNNEEIGYGGNSNIPEETVEYLAVDMGALGDGQTSDEYTVSICAKDSSGPYHYALRKHLVELAKANNIEYKVDIYPYYGSDASAAIRAGFDVKHALIGAGIDSSHAFERTHESSIAHTESLVYAYVMSNLIED, from the coding sequence ATGGCACATCATACGAAAGAAACGATGGAACTCATTAAGGAGCTTGTCTCTATTCCGAGTCCATCTGGAAATACGGCGAAAATTATTAATTTCATTGAAAACTATGTGAGTGAGTGGAACGTAGAGACGAAGCGTAATAATAAAGGCGCTCTTATTTTAACGGTAAAAGGGAAAAATGATGATCAACATCGTTTATTAACTGCTCATGTTGATACGTTAGGTGCGATGGTAAAAGAAATTAAATCTGACGGTCGTCTTCGTTTATCTATGATTGGCGGATTTCGCTGGAACTCTGTAGAAGGGGAATATTGCGAAATTGAAACGTCAAGCGGTAAGGCGTATACAGGAACGATTTTAATGCATCAAACATCTGTACACGTATATAAAGATGCAGGTGAAGCGAAACGCGATGAGAAAAATATTGAGGTTCGTATTGATGAGCGTGTTTCTTCTGCGAATGAAGTACGCGAATTAGGAATTGAAGTAGGAGACTTCGTTTCATTTGATCCACGCGTTCAAATTACAGAGAGTGGATACATAAAATCACGTCATTTAGATGATAAAGTAAGCGTAGCAATTCTATTAAAATTAATTAAAAGATTGCAAGATGAAAATGTAACATTACCATATACGACGCATTTCTTAATTTCTAATAATGAAGAGATTGGATACGGTGGAAACTCTAACATTCCAGAAGAAACTGTAGAATATTTAGCAGTTGATATGGGAGCGTTAGGTGATGGACAAACATCTGATGAATATACAGTATCTATTTGCGCAAAAGATTCTAGTGGTCCATACCATTATGCATTACGTAAACATTTAGTTGAACTTGCGAAAGCGAACAATATTGAATATAAAGTAGATATTTACCCGTACTACGGATCTGACGCATCAGCTGCGATTCGCGCTGGATTTGATGTGAAACATGCATTAATTGGAGCCGGTATTGATTCTTCTCACGCTTTTGAACGTACGCATGAGAGTTCCATTGCACATACAGAATCATTAGTATATGCGTATGTAATGTCTAATTTAATTGAAGACTAA